The following proteins come from a genomic window of Streptococcus oralis:
- a CDS encoding alpha-amylase, with protein MQNRTLMQYFEWYLPHDGQHWTRLTNDAEHLANLGISHVWMPPAFKATNEKDVGYGVYDLFDLGEFHQKGTVRTKYGFKEDYLQAIQALKAQGIQPMADVVLNHKAAADHMEAFQVIEVDPEDRTVQLSEPFTINGWTHFTFDGRQKTYNDFEWHWYHFTGTDYDAKRRKSGIYLIQGDNKGWANEELVDNENGNYDYLMYADLDFKHPEVIQNIYDWADWFMETTGVAGFRLDAVKHIDSFFMGNFIRDMKEKYGQDFYVFGEFWNPDKEANLDYLEKTEERFDLVDVRLHQNLFEASQAGASYDLRNIFTDSLVELKPDKAVTFVDNHDTQRGQALESTVEEWFKPAAYALILLRQDGLPCVFYGDYYGISGQFAQQDFKEVLDRLLAIRKDRAYGEQTDYFDDANCIGWVRSGAENQSPIAVLISNDQENSKSMFVGQEWADQTFIDLLENHPAQVTINADGYGEFPVAAASVSVWAAK; from the coding sequence AATGATGCAGAGCACCTAGCAAACCTTGGTATCAGCCATGTCTGGATGCCACCTGCCTTCAAGGCAACCAACGAAAAAGATGTCGGCTATGGTGTTTACGATCTTTTTGACCTAGGCGAATTTCACCAAAAAGGGACTGTCCGCACCAAGTATGGGTTTAAAGAAGACTATCTTCAAGCCATTCAAGCCCTAAAAGCACAGGGAATTCAACCTATGGCCGATGTGGTGCTCAATCACAAGGCTGCAGCCGATCACATGGAAGCCTTTCAGGTTATTGAAGTGGACCCTGAGGACCGTACCGTTCAATTAAGTGAGCCCTTTACTATCAACGGCTGGACCCACTTCACTTTTGATGGACGTCAGAAAACCTATAATGACTTTGAATGGCACTGGTACCACTTTACAGGTACTGACTATGATGCAAAGCGCCGTAAGTCTGGGATTTATCTGATTCAAGGGGACAATAAGGGCTGGGCCAACGAGGAATTGGTCGATAACGAAAACGGTAACTACGACTACCTCATGTATGCCGACCTAGACTTTAAACATCCTGAAGTCATCCAAAATATCTATGACTGGGCTGACTGGTTCATGGAAACGACTGGTGTAGCTGGTTTCCGCTTGGATGCCGTTAAGCACATCGACTCCTTCTTTATGGGCAATTTCATCCGTGATATGAAGGAAAAATACGGTCAAGATTTCTATGTTTTCGGAGAATTTTGGAACCCTGACAAGGAAGCCAACCTAGACTATCTTGAAAAAACAGAAGAACGCTTTGACCTTGTCGATGTTCGCCTCCACCAGAATCTCTTTGAAGCCAGTCAAGCTGGAGCAAGTTACGATCTTCGTAACATTTTCACAGATAGCTTGGTTGAACTAAAACCCGATAAGGCTGTAACCTTTGTCGACAACCATGATACTCAACGAGGACAAGCCCTTGAGTCTACTGTTGAAGAATGGTTCAAGCCAGCAGCCTATGCCCTTATTCTATTACGCCAAGATGGGCTTCCATGTGTCTTTTACGGAGACTATTATGGTATTTCTGGGCAATTTGCTCAACAAGATTTCAAAGAAGTTCTTGATCGTCTCCTAGCCATCCGAAAAGACAGGGCCTATGGAGAGCAAACAGACTACTTTGATGATGCCAACTGTATCGGATGGGTTCGTTCAGGTGCTGAAAACCAATCACCAATCGCTGTCCTTATCTCAAATGACCAAGAAAACAGCAAATCCATGTTTGTCGGTCAAGAATGGGCTGACCAAACCTTTATTGACCTCCTTGAAAATCATCCAGCACAAGTTACAATCAATGCTGATGGTTATGGAGAATTTCCAGTAGCAGCGGCTTCAGTCAGTGTCTGGGCAGCAAAATAA